One part of the Desulfonema ishimotonii genome encodes these proteins:
- the ilvA gene encoding threonine ammonia-lyase, which yields MKHTDIRNAVRLIRDRIIRTPLIFSPTLSRLFGAEIFLKLENLQKTGSFKVRGATYKLMKHRKAIGPLGVVAASAGNHAQGVALAARNAGVPATIVMPEWASISKQEATRSYGGDVILHGRSVGESLERAKDLAKTDRMFIHPFDDADIVTGQGTIGLEILSEMPDTDMILVPVGGGGLISGISAAVKPVRPDIRIIGVQASACPSAFESLRHGGVTHVDARRSLADGISVKQPGELTFRLIRKYAETVVLAEEEQIAAAILMLLERKKILAEGAGAVPLAALLNNSVRPDPDSKVVLVISGGNVDSPVLGRVIRKGLLKKGRIMRVRLYLEDSPGALSKLLTQIAQLRANVLHIVHDRDVKDLPISITYVDLELETRGPAHVDEIRAALKKEGYNIGLESYP from the coding sequence ATGAAACATACCGATATCCGAAATGCGGTCCGGCTGATCCGGGACCGGATTATCCGAACACCGCTTATCTTCTCCCCGACCCTCAGCCGCCTTTTCGGTGCGGAAATTTTCCTCAAACTGGAAAATTTGCAGAAAACCGGGTCGTTCAAAGTCCGGGGGGCCACATACAAACTGATGAAACACCGGAAAGCCATCGGACCCCTGGGCGTGGTGGCGGCCTCGGCCGGGAACCACGCCCAGGGCGTGGCCCTGGCAGCCCGGAACGCGGGGGTTCCGGCCACCATTGTCATGCCGGAATGGGCCTCCATCAGCAAACAGGAGGCCACCCGGAGCTATGGCGGTGATGTCATCCTCCACGGCAGGAGTGTGGGGGAGAGCCTGGAACGGGCGAAAGATCTGGCCAAAACAGACAGGATGTTCATCCATCCCTTTGACGATGCGGATATCGTCACCGGGCAGGGGACCATCGGACTTGAGATCCTGTCGGAAATGCCCGATACGGATATGATCCTGGTTCCCGTGGGCGGTGGCGGCCTGATTTCGGGAATTTCGGCTGCGGTAAAGCCGGTCCGCCCCGATATCCGCATCATCGGCGTGCAGGCCTCGGCCTGTCCGTCGGCCTTTGAATCCCTGCGGCACGGGGGCGTCACCCATGTGGACGCCCGGCGTTCCCTTGCCGACGGCATCAGCGTGAAACAGCCGGGGGAGCTGACCTTCAGGCTGATCCGAAAATATGCGGAGACCGTTGTGCTGGCGGAGGAAGAGCAGATCGCTGCCGCCATTCTCATGCTGCTGGAGCGCAAAAAGATTCTGGCCGAAGGCGCGGGCGCGGTGCCGCTGGCGGCCCTTCTCAATAATTCCGTCCGGCCGGACCCGGACAGCAAAGTGGTGCTGGTGATCAGCGGCGGGAATGTTGACAGCCCCGTCCTGGGCCGGGTTATCCGGAAGGGGCTGCTGAAAAAAGGGCGGATCATGCGGGTCCGGCTCTACCTGGAGGATAGCCCCGGTGCGCTCTCCAAACTCCTGACACAGATTGCACAGCTCAGGGCCAATGTACTCCACATCGTCCATGACCGGGATGTCAAAGACCTGCCCATCAGCATCACCTATGTGGATCTCGAACTGGAAACCCGTGGCCCCGCCCATGTGGATGAGATCCGGGCCGCCCTGAAAAAAGAGGGGTACAATATCGGACTTGAATCCTATCCCTGA